The Nocardioides salarius genome includes a region encoding these proteins:
- a CDS encoding DMT family transporter, with protein MAWLVLVVSGVLEAVWATALGRSEGLSRLVPSVVFGVAVVLSMLGLAQAMRTLPVGTAYAVWVGIGASLTVAYAMVTGDEPADLARVALLVGLVGCIVGLKLVS; from the coding sequence ATGGCCTGGTTGGTGCTCGTCGTCTCCGGTGTCCTCGAAGCGGTGTGGGCCACGGCCCTGGGCCGCTCGGAGGGCCTGAGCCGGCTGGTGCCGTCGGTGGTCTTCGGCGTGGCGGTGGTGCTGAGCATGCTCGGCCTGGCCCAGGCGATGCGCACCCTCCCGGTCGGCACGGCGTACGCCGTGTGGGTCGGCATCGGCGCGTCGCTGACGGTGGCCTACGCGATGGTCACCGGCGACGAGCCGGCCGACCTCGCACGCGTCGCGCTGCTCGTCGGCCTGGTCGGCTGCATCGTGGGTCTCAAGCTCGTCAGCTGA
- a CDS encoding 2'-5' RNA ligase family protein produces MPRLHSLELLPDDEGQESVRAQWQALADAGLPSQLEHRGATNAPHVSVVEAEALPDAALDVARARLGGLLPVTALVGGVLLLGEGRVTLARPVQLADDVVRRVLAVRVQVPERRHLGWVPHLTLARRLARADVPRALEVLAGLDAERDASLELRLTSLRRWDPDAGEVHDL; encoded by the coding sequence ATGCCGCGCCTGCACTCCCTCGAGCTGCTCCCCGACGACGAGGGCCAGGAGTCGGTCCGTGCCCAGTGGCAGGCCCTGGCGGACGCCGGGCTGCCCTCCCAGCTCGAGCACCGGGGCGCCACCAACGCCCCGCACGTCAGCGTCGTCGAGGCCGAGGCGCTGCCCGACGCCGCTCTCGACGTCGCCCGGGCCCGCCTGGGCGGCCTGCTGCCGGTCACGGCGCTGGTCGGCGGGGTGCTGCTGCTCGGCGAGGGCCGGGTCACCCTGGCCCGGCCGGTCCAGCTCGCCGACGACGTCGTACGCCGCGTGCTCGCGGTGCGCGTGCAGGTGCCGGAGCGCCGGCACCTGGGCTGGGTGCCGCACCTGACCCTGGCCCGGCGGCTCGCGCGGGCCGACGTGCCGCGGGCCCTGGAGGTGCTGGCCGGTCTCGACGCCGAGCGCGACGCCAGCCTCGAGCTGCGCCTGACCTCGCTGCGGCGCTGGGACCCCGACGCCGGCGAGGTCCACGACCTGTGA
- a CDS encoding DUF480 domain-containing protein: MLDQPLDATQQRVLGALMEKQVTVPASYPMTLGGLRTACNQSSSRDPVTDLDEDDVKQCAHALKERGLLRIVWSDTGRRTLKYHQVLDEVLGLDDDERAALTVLLLRGPQSPGELRTRTERLHAFADRDEVAACLSRLAARDEPLVQQLERRPREQDHRWAHLLGPAEADPASVPGAAVAPVDREVPLAEGAERRDARVRAAYDAVAAPYAERFTDELADLPFERWLLERAAQDAAGLPVVDAGCGPGHVTAHLAGLGVDARGLDVSAEMVAQARERHPGVRFDVGDLRRLIRPESAEGWGAVLGWYSLVHLAGSELADAVAALARPLAPGGVLLLGLQAGHEVRRIESWLDVDLGEGGLTFVHHDPADVVAAVEAAGLVDVEWFVRGPRPALGETSQRLYVLGRRA, translated from the coding sequence ATGCTCGACCAGCCCCTCGACGCCACCCAGCAGCGTGTGCTCGGCGCGCTGATGGAGAAGCAGGTGACCGTGCCGGCGTCCTACCCGATGACGCTGGGAGGCCTGCGCACCGCCTGCAACCAGTCCAGCAGCCGCGACCCGGTCACCGACCTCGACGAGGACGACGTCAAGCAGTGCGCCCACGCGCTCAAGGAGCGGGGCCTGCTGCGGATCGTGTGGTCCGACACCGGGCGCCGCACCCTGAAGTACCACCAGGTCCTCGACGAGGTGCTGGGCCTCGACGACGACGAGCGCGCGGCGCTCACGGTGCTGCTGCTGCGCGGGCCGCAGTCCCCGGGCGAGCTGCGCACCCGCACCGAGCGGCTGCACGCCTTCGCCGACCGCGACGAGGTGGCGGCGTGCCTTTCCCGGCTCGCCGCCCGCGACGAGCCGCTGGTCCAGCAGCTGGAGCGGCGCCCGCGCGAGCAGGACCACCGCTGGGCGCACCTGCTGGGGCCCGCCGAGGCCGACCCGGCGTCCGTGCCGGGCGCTGCGGTCGCCCCGGTCGACCGCGAGGTCCCGCTGGCCGAGGGCGCCGAGCGTCGCGACGCGCGGGTGCGGGCGGCGTACGACGCCGTGGCCGCGCCCTACGCCGAGCGCTTCACGGACGAGCTGGCCGACCTGCCCTTCGAGCGCTGGCTGCTGGAGCGGGCGGCGCAGGACGCGGCCGGGTTGCCGGTGGTCGACGCCGGGTGCGGGCCGGGCCACGTCACCGCCCACCTCGCCGGGCTGGGGGTCGACGCCCGGGGCCTCGACGTCTCGGCCGAGATGGTGGCGCAGGCCAGGGAGCGGCACCCCGGGGTGCGCTTCGACGTCGGTGACCTGCGGCGGCTGATCCGCCCCGAGAGCGCCGAGGGGTGGGGCGCGGTGCTCGGCTGGTACTCGCTGGTCCACCTCGCCGGCTCCGAGCTCGCCGACGCCGTCGCCGCGCTGGCCCGCCCGCTGGCGCCCGGCGGAGTGCTGCTGCTGGGCCTGCAGGCCGGCCACGAGGTGCGCCGGATCGAGAGCTGGCTCGACGTCGACCTCGGCGAGGGCGGGCTCACGTTCGTGCACCACGACCCGGCCGACGTGGTCGCGGCCGTCGAGGCGGCCGGGCTCGTCGACGTCGAGTGGTTCGTGCGCGGTCCCCGCCCGGCGCTGGGGGAGACCAGCCAGCGCCTCTACGTGCTGGGCAGGAGGGCCTGA
- a CDS encoding glutaredoxin domain-containing protein yields MGRWGGSAALLVAAGVMLGSDPGPGSVVLAALMVLLAYLLSPLLFPSSPGDAAGRKRGREQGVPVVYWRPGCHHCLKLRLGLLVTGARVVWVDISRDPDALARVRSVNGGDATVPTVFSRGSVRTAPSLRWVREQLAGARGR; encoded by the coding sequence ATGGGCCGGTGGGGTGGCTCGGCCGCGCTGCTGGTCGCGGCCGGCGTGATGCTCGGCAGCGACCCCGGCCCCGGGTCGGTCGTGCTGGCCGCGCTGATGGTGCTGCTGGCGTACCTGCTCTCGCCGCTGCTCTTCCCGAGCTCGCCGGGCGACGCCGCCGGTCGCAAGCGCGGCCGCGAGCAGGGCGTGCCGGTGGTCTACTGGCGCCCCGGCTGCCACCACTGCCTCAAGCTGCGCCTGGGGCTGCTGGTCACCGGCGCCCGGGTGGTGTGGGTCGACATCTCCCGCGACCCCGACGCGCTGGCGCGGGTGCGCAGCGTCAACGGCGGCGACGCGACCGTGCCGACGGTGTTCTCGCGCGGCAGCGTGCGCACCGCCCCGTCGCTGCGCTGGGTGCGCGAGCAGCTGGCCGGAGCCCGCGGCCGGTAG
- a CDS encoding MaoC/PaaZ C-terminal domain-containing protein translates to MPIDPDVAIGADLGTRTFSWDASDVLLYHLGIGAGSHPGDQVDPGALRWTLEGPGLQVLPSFGVVAPTFHETDPPPLDLPGCDIDLAQVVHGSQSITVHAPLPTAGSASVTTRISDVWDKGKAAVVWQEATASSADGEALWTTRSSIFVRGEGGWGGERGSSQPVELPDRAPDTETSYAVTPQQALLYRLCGDRNPLHADPGFAEAAGFPAPILHGLCSYGIVLRELTEQLLGGDATSVGGFSARFAGVVFPGETIGVRGWREDGRVVASARIAGGGRDGSPVLADCVLDLA, encoded by the coding sequence ATGCCCATCGACCCCGACGTCGCCATCGGCGCCGACCTCGGCACCCGCACCTTCAGCTGGGACGCCAGCGACGTGCTGCTCTACCACCTCGGCATCGGCGCCGGCTCGCACCCGGGCGACCAGGTCGACCCCGGCGCGCTGCGCTGGACCCTCGAGGGCCCCGGGCTGCAGGTGCTGCCGTCCTTCGGCGTCGTGGCCCCGACCTTCCACGAGACCGACCCGCCTCCGCTCGACCTGCCCGGCTGCGACATCGACCTGGCCCAGGTGGTGCACGGCTCGCAGTCGATCACCGTGCACGCACCACTGCCCACGGCCGGCTCGGCCAGCGTCACGACCCGCATCAGCGACGTGTGGGACAAGGGGAAGGCCGCGGTCGTCTGGCAGGAGGCGACCGCGTCGTCCGCGGACGGCGAGGCGCTGTGGACCACCCGCTCGTCGATCTTCGTGCGCGGCGAGGGCGGCTGGGGCGGCGAGCGCGGCTCCTCGCAGCCGGTCGAGCTGCCCGACCGGGCTCCCGACACCGAGACGTCGTACGCCGTCACCCCGCAGCAGGCGCTGCTCTACCGGCTCTGCGGCGACCGCAACCCGCTGCACGCCGACCCCGGCTTCGCGGAGGCCGCCGGCTTCCCCGCCCCCATCCTGCACGGGCTGTGCTCCTACGGCATCGTGCTGCGAGAGCTGACCGAGCAGCTGCTCGGCGGCGACGCCACATCGGTCGGCGGCTTCTCCGCACGCTTCGCGGGAGTGGTCTTCCCCGGGGAGACGATCGGGGTGCGGGGCTGGCGCGAGGACGGCCGCGTGGTGGCCTCGGCGAGGATCGCCGGCGGCGGGCGCGACGGCTCGCCGGTGCTGGCCGACTGCGTGCTCGACCTGGCCTGA
- the kstD gene encoding 3-oxosteroid 1-dehydrogenase: MTGTPRAPRAATSTITAADPLPTEVDVVVVGAGGAGMTAALAAGTAGLDTLLVEKSGYFGGSTARSGGGVWIPGNYALREAGQVDDDDHEQAMAYLEAIVGDVVPRVRRETYLRRGPEVMDFLRERTPLRFAWVPGYSDYLPEQPGGRAAGRSCEPVPMDASFLGAELERLHPAYSKAPANMIVTQADFRRISLGMRTWRGPATMLKVLVRRVVAGLRRHRMYAMGNAIVISLRQGLIEAGVPLAYDTALDELVLEHGRVVGVRVTRGGQRHEVRARRGVVLGSGGFERNLELREQHQPRPTSVEWTTGSEFNTGAGLLAGIAVGAQTDLLDDAWWGPTIPLPGRPWFCLAERNLPGSIIVNGAGRRFMNEALPYVEAVHEIYAGEATGVQHVPAWMVFDQRYRNRYLFAGLGPRQPFPGRWYKEGVVKKADSLAALAEQIEVPVEGLTSTVQRFNTFAASGVDEDFHRGDSAYDKYYSDPTVKPNPSLHRIDQGPFYAVKIVPGDLGTKGGLVTDEQARVLREDGSVVEGLYAAGNVSSAVMGRTYAGPGATIGPALTFGWLAVEHLASQEPATSTPGPAEEAS, translated from the coding sequence ATGACGGGTACGCCGCGCGCTCCTCGAGCCGCCACCAGCACCATCACGGCCGCCGACCCACTGCCCACCGAGGTCGACGTCGTCGTCGTGGGTGCGGGCGGCGCCGGGATGACCGCGGCGCTGGCCGCCGGCACCGCCGGGCTCGACACCCTCCTGGTCGAGAAGAGCGGCTACTTCGGCGGCTCGACCGCCCGCTCCGGTGGCGGAGTGTGGATCCCCGGCAACTACGCCCTGCGCGAGGCCGGCCAGGTCGACGACGACGACCATGAGCAGGCGATGGCCTACCTCGAGGCGATCGTGGGCGACGTGGTGCCCCGGGTGCGCCGCGAGACCTACCTGCGCCGCGGCCCCGAGGTGATGGACTTCCTGCGCGAGCGCACTCCCCTGCGCTTCGCGTGGGTGCCGGGCTACAGCGACTACCTGCCCGAGCAGCCGGGCGGCCGGGCGGCGGGCCGCAGCTGCGAGCCGGTGCCGATGGACGCCTCCTTCCTGGGCGCCGAGCTCGAGCGGCTGCACCCGGCGTACAGCAAGGCGCCGGCCAACATGATCGTCACCCAGGCCGACTTCCGCAGGATCAGCCTGGGCATGCGCACCTGGCGCGGCCCGGCGACGATGCTGAAGGTGCTGGTCAGGCGGGTCGTGGCCGGCCTGCGCCGGCACCGGATGTACGCGATGGGCAACGCCATCGTCATCAGCCTGCGCCAGGGGCTCATCGAGGCCGGCGTGCCGCTGGCCTACGACACCGCCCTCGACGAGCTCGTGCTCGAGCACGGCCGGGTGGTGGGCGTGCGCGTCACCCGCGGCGGGCAGCGCCACGAGGTCCGCGCCCGGCGCGGCGTGGTGCTGGGCAGCGGCGGCTTCGAGCGCAACCTCGAGCTGCGCGAGCAGCACCAGCCGCGCCCGACCTCGGTGGAGTGGACCACCGGCTCGGAGTTCAACACCGGCGCCGGGCTGCTGGCCGGCATCGCCGTCGGCGCCCAGACCGACCTGCTCGACGACGCCTGGTGGGGCCCGACCATCCCGCTGCCGGGCCGGCCGTGGTTCTGCCTGGCCGAGCGCAACCTGCCCGGCTCGATCATCGTCAACGGCGCGGGGCGTCGCTTCATGAACGAGGCGCTGCCCTACGTCGAGGCCGTGCACGAGATCTACGCCGGCGAGGCCACCGGGGTGCAGCACGTGCCGGCCTGGATGGTCTTCGACCAGCGTTACCGCAACCGCTACCTCTTCGCCGGCCTCGGGCCCCGCCAGCCCTTCCCCGGGCGCTGGTACAAGGAGGGGGTCGTGAAGAAGGCCGACTCGCTCGCGGCGCTCGCGGAGCAGATCGAGGTGCCGGTCGAGGGCCTCACCTCGACCGTGCAGCGCTTCAACACCTTCGCGGCCAGCGGGGTCGACGAGGACTTCCACCGCGGCGACTCGGCCTACGACAAGTACTACTCCGACCCGACGGTCAAGCCGAACCCGTCGCTGCACCGCATCGACCAGGGCCCGTTCTACGCCGTCAAGATCGTGCCCGGCGACCTGGGCACGAAGGGCGGGCTGGTCACCGACGAGCAGGCGCGGGTGCTGCGCGAGGACGGCTCGGTGGTCGAGGGCCTCTACGCCGCGGGCAACGTCTCGTCGGCGGTGATGGGCCGCACCTATGCCGGCCCCGGGGCGACCATCGGGCCCGCGCTGACCTTCGGCTGGCTCGCCGTGGAGCACCTGGCCTCGCAGGAGCCCGCGACCAGCACCCCCGGACCGGCCGAGGAGGCCTCCTGA
- a CDS encoding acetaldehyde dehydrogenase (acetylating), with protein sequence MTAVSNQKLTAAIVGPGNIGTDLMFKLLRSEHVEPRWMVGVDPASEGLRLATEQGLQASHQGVDWLLGQDELPDLVFEATSAHVHREYAPRYEERGIRAVDLTPAAVGPAVIPPVNGADHADAMNVNMITCGGQATIPMVAAVSRAVADVGGVSYAEIVASVSSMSAGPGTRANIDEFTRTTAAGVESIGGAARGKAIIILNPAEPPMIMRDTIYCAVPPEADRDAILASVTAMEKAVQEYVPGYRLLQEPQLDEPSPATQGQLKVSVFVEVEGAGDYLPPYAGNLDIMTAAAARVGDTIARSTSILTQGATR encoded by the coding sequence ATGACGGCCGTGAGCAACCAGAAGCTGACCGCCGCCATCGTCGGGCCCGGCAACATCGGCACCGACCTGATGTTCAAGCTGCTGCGCAGCGAGCACGTGGAGCCCCGGTGGATGGTCGGGGTCGACCCCGCCTCCGAGGGTCTGCGGCTCGCCACCGAGCAGGGCCTGCAGGCCTCCCACCAGGGGGTCGACTGGCTGCTCGGGCAGGACGAGCTGCCGGACCTGGTCTTCGAGGCGACCTCGGCCCACGTGCACCGCGAGTACGCGCCCCGCTACGAGGAGCGGGGCATCCGGGCGGTCGACCTCACCCCGGCCGCGGTCGGACCGGCGGTGATCCCTCCGGTCAACGGCGCCGACCACGCCGACGCGATGAACGTCAACATGATCACCTGCGGCGGCCAGGCGACGATCCCCATGGTGGCGGCGGTCTCCCGGGCCGTGGCCGACGTCGGCGGCGTCTCCTACGCCGAGATCGTGGCCTCGGTGTCGTCGATGTCGGCCGGCCCCGGCACCCGCGCCAACATCGACGAGTTCACCCGCACCACGGCCGCGGGCGTCGAGAGCATCGGTGGCGCCGCCCGCGGGAAGGCGATCATCATCCTCAACCCGGCCGAGCCGCCGATGATCATGCGCGACACCATCTACTGCGCGGTGCCGCCCGAGGCCGACCGCGACGCGATCCTGGCCTCGGTGACCGCCATGGAGAAGGCGGTCCAGGAGTACGTGCCGGGCTACCGGCTGCTCCAGGAGCCCCAGCTCGACGAGCCCTCGCCGGCCACGCAGGGCCAGCTCAAGGTCTCGGTCTTCGTCGAGGTCGAGGGCGCCGGCGACTACCTGCCGCCGTACGCCGGCAACCTCGACATCATGACCGCCGCGGCCGCCCGCGTCGGCGACACCATCGCCCGATCCACCTCGATCCTCACCCAGGGGGCCACCCGATGA
- the dmpG gene encoding 4-hydroxy-2-oxovalerate aldolase — MSTARDDLARTWSGRHGGDLDLRLTDTCLRDGSHHKRHQFTTTEVRDIVAALDASGVPVIEVTHGDGLGGSSFNYGFSRTPEQELIRTAAETATRARIAFLMLPGVGTKDDIRAAQDNGGQICRIATHCTEADTSIQHFGLARELGLETVGFLMMSHTQPAEVLAAQARTMVDAGCQCVYVVDSAGALVMEQTADRVAAVVAEIGDVADVGFHGHENLGLGVANTVIAARAGATQIDGSVRRFGAGAGNTPLEAFIGVCDKLGWRTGVDFLQVVDASEDVIRPAMPEECRLDRMTLMMGYAGVYSSFLKHAGNAAERYDVSGAKILLEAGRRKLIGGQEDQLVDIALMLRAELDKAAVDG, encoded by the coding sequence ATGAGCACCGCACGCGACGACCTGGCCCGCACCTGGAGCGGTCGCCACGGCGGCGACCTCGACCTGCGCCTGACCGACACCTGCCTGCGCGACGGCTCGCACCACAAGCGCCACCAGTTCACCACCACCGAGGTGCGCGACATCGTGGCCGCCCTCGACGCCTCGGGCGTCCCGGTGATCGAGGTGACCCACGGCGACGGGCTGGGCGGCTCGTCGTTCAACTACGGCTTCTCGCGCACCCCCGAGCAGGAGCTGATCCGCACCGCGGCCGAGACCGCGACCCGGGCCCGGATCGCGTTCCTGATGCTGCCCGGTGTGGGCACCAAGGACGACATCCGTGCCGCGCAGGACAACGGCGGCCAGATCTGCCGCATCGCCACGCACTGCACCGAGGCCGACACCTCGATCCAGCACTTCGGGCTGGCCCGCGAGCTGGGGCTCGAGACCGTCGGCTTCCTGATGATGAGCCACACCCAGCCAGCCGAGGTGCTCGCCGCGCAGGCCCGGACCATGGTCGACGCGGGCTGCCAGTGCGTCTACGTCGTCGACTCGGCCGGGGCGCTGGTGATGGAGCAGACCGCCGACCGGGTCGCTGCGGTCGTCGCCGAGATCGGCGACGTCGCCGACGTGGGCTTCCACGGCCACGAGAACCTCGGGCTCGGGGTCGCCAACACCGTGATCGCCGCGCGTGCCGGGGCCACCCAGATCGACGGCTCCGTACGCCGCTTCGGCGCCGGCGCCGGCAACACGCCGCTGGAGGCCTTCATCGGGGTGTGCGACAAGCTCGGCTGGCGCACCGGCGTCGACTTCCTGCAGGTCGTCGACGCCTCGGAGGACGTCATCCGCCCGGCGATGCCCGAGGAGTGCCGGCTCGACCGGATGACGCTGATGATGGGCTACGCGGGGGTCTACTCGAGCTTCCTCAAGCACGCGGGCAACGCCGCCGAGCGCTACGACGTCTCGGGGGCCAAGATCCTGCTCGAGGCGGGGCGCCGCAAGCTGATCGGCGGTCAGGAGGACCAGCTGGTCGACATCGCGCTGATGCTGCGCGCCGAGCTGGACAAGGCGGCGGTCGACGGGTGA
- the hsaA gene encoding 3-hydroxy-9,10-secoandrosta-1,3,5(10)-triene-9,17-dione monooxygenase oxygenase subunit: MTQAVLDGVRDLLPGLRERADEAERLRVVPDANIKELEETGFFKLLQPRRFDGFEADPVDFYTAVRDIASACGSTGWVSSVVGVHPWQVALFADEAQQAVWGEDTATRLSSSYAPTGKAVVTEGGYRLSGKWSFSSGADHCSWVLLGGLVLDGDGNVVDFKTFMVPRPDYTINDVWHMVGLSGTGSNDVVVDDVFVPEAFTLSMGETGSCRGPGQAQNTSDLYKLPFHSIFTGTITTPIIGMAMGAYAEHVEMQQQRSRAAYLGEKASKDPFAMVRIARASSEIDAAWALLVGNIREEQAHVARGEQIPLRLRLKVRRDQVIGSQRAIDAIDELFEASGGRALAQGTYLQRAWRDAHAGRVHAANDPERALQMFGAHEFGHKVDPGMY, translated from the coding sequence ATGACCCAGGCTGTTCTCGACGGGGTGCGCGACCTGCTCCCGGGCCTCCGCGAGCGTGCGGACGAGGCCGAGCGTCTCCGGGTGGTGCCCGACGCCAACATCAAGGAGCTGGAGGAGACCGGCTTCTTCAAGCTCCTGCAGCCGCGCCGCTTCGACGGCTTCGAGGCCGACCCGGTCGACTTCTACACCGCGGTGCGCGACATCGCCTCGGCCTGCGGCTCGACCGGTTGGGTCAGCAGCGTCGTGGGCGTGCACCCCTGGCAGGTGGCGCTCTTCGCCGACGAGGCGCAGCAGGCGGTGTGGGGCGAGGACACCGCCACCCGCCTCTCCTCCTCCTACGCCCCCACGGGCAAGGCGGTGGTCACCGAAGGCGGCTACCGGCTCTCGGGCAAGTGGAGCTTCTCCTCGGGCGCCGACCACTGCAGCTGGGTGCTGCTGGGCGGGCTGGTCCTCGACGGCGACGGCAACGTGGTCGACTTCAAGACGTTCATGGTCCCGCGCCCCGACTACACCATCAACGACGTGTGGCACATGGTCGGGCTCTCGGGCACCGGCTCCAACGACGTCGTGGTCGACGACGTGTTCGTGCCCGAGGCCTTCACGCTCTCGATGGGCGAGACCGGCTCGTGCCGGGGCCCGGGCCAGGCGCAGAACACCAGCGACCTCTACAAGCTGCCCTTCCACTCGATCTTCACCGGCACCATCACCACCCCGATCATCGGGATGGCGATGGGCGCCTACGCCGAGCACGTCGAGATGCAGCAGCAGCGCAGCCGCGCGGCGTACCTGGGGGAGAAGGCCTCGAAGGACCCCTTCGCGATGGTCCGCATCGCCCGCGCCTCCAGCGAGATCGACGCGGCCTGGGCGCTGCTGGTGGGCAACATCCGCGAGGAGCAGGCGCACGTGGCCCGGGGCGAGCAGATCCCGCTGCGCCTGCGCCTGAAGGTGCGCCGCGACCAGGTCATCGGCTCGCAGCGCGCCATCGACGCCATCGACGAGCTCTTCGAGGCGTCCGGGGGCCGGGCGCTGGCCCAGGGCACCTACCTGCAGCGCGCCTGGCGCGACGCGCACGCCGGGCGGGTGCACGCCGCCAACGACCCCGAGCGCGCCCTGCAGATGTTCGGCGCCCACGAGTTCGGCCACAAGGTCGACCCGGGGATGTACTGA
- the hsaD gene encoding 4,5:9,10-diseco-3-hydroxy-5,9,17-trioxoandrosta-1(10),2-diene-4-oate hydrolase, with translation MTPDSVQHEATVATDAAGEITLRYYEAGEPTDVGGGLPLVMLHGGGPGASSWSNFGPALPGFAQTFRTVLVDQPGFGGSDKPPVVGNYYRFAADAVVALLDELGIERVHLLGNSLGGGTAMRLALSYPDRVGRLVLMGPGGLSLNLFHADPTEGVQRLMEFGGDPTPERLRAFISTMVVDQSLVTDELVAARYADATAPGAQEAMRSMGMSFWDPETAEDGMLWREAHRLRKHTLLTWGREDRVNPLDGAMAALKLIPRASLHVFPHCGHWAQIEAAEEFREVATAFLARHQERARP, from the coding sequence GTGACTCCCGACTCCGTCCAGCACGAGGCCACGGTCGCCACCGACGCCGCCGGCGAGATCACCCTGCGCTACTACGAGGCGGGGGAGCCCACTGACGTCGGCGGTGGGCTGCCACTGGTGATGCTGCACGGCGGTGGGCCCGGCGCCTCGTCGTGGTCGAACTTCGGCCCGGCGCTGCCCGGGTTCGCGCAGACCTTCCGCACGGTCCTGGTCGACCAGCCCGGGTTCGGCGGCTCCGACAAGCCGCCGGTGGTCGGCAACTACTACCGCTTCGCCGCCGACGCCGTGGTCGCGCTGCTCGACGAGCTGGGCATCGAGCGGGTCCACCTGCTCGGCAACAGCCTCGGCGGCGGCACGGCGATGCGGCTGGCGCTGTCCTACCCCGACCGGGTCGGGCGGCTGGTGCTGATGGGCCCCGGCGGGCTCTCGCTCAACCTCTTCCACGCCGACCCGACCGAAGGGGTGCAGCGGTTGATGGAGTTCGGCGGCGACCCGACCCCCGAGCGGCTGCGCGCCTTCATCTCGACCATGGTCGTCGACCAGTCGCTGGTCACCGACGAGCTCGTCGCCGCCCGGTACGCCGACGCCACCGCGCCCGGCGCGCAGGAGGCGATGCGCTCGATGGGGATGTCCTTCTGGGACCCCGAGACCGCCGAGGACGGGATGCTGTGGCGCGAGGCGCACCGGCTGCGCAAGCACACCCTGCTGACCTGGGGCCGCGAGGACCGCGTCAACCCGCTCGACGGGGCGATGGCCGCGCTCAAGCTGATCCCGCGCGCCAGCCTGCACGTCTTCCCCCACTGCGGCCACTGGGCCCAGATCGAGGCCGCCGAGGAGTTCCGCGAGGTGGCCACCGCCTTCCTCGCCCGCCACCAGGAGAGGGCTCGCCCGTGA
- the hsaC gene encoding iron-dependent extradiol dioxygenase HsaC produces MSIDIRSMGYVRVASTDPEQWRHFATKVLGLAEGRGPHPDHLYFRIDAVSARLVVVPADVDQLACTGWEVADHQALQAAREHLKEAGVAFEEGSGEELDERRVQELLRFEDPFGNVFELFHGITYESRPVVTPYGARFVTGDQGMGHIVVPVDDDVEALRFYSEVLGFRLRDSMSMPGEFVGKEAGSKVWLRFLGVNPRHHSLAFLPMPNPARCVHIMLEVEELDDVGRALERVRKHGAPLSATLGRHMNDEMVSFYVRSPGGFDIEFGTDGLQVDDARWVARESTAVSYWGHDFSGGQ; encoded by the coding sequence GTGAGCATCGACATCCGTTCCATGGGCTACGTGCGGGTGGCCAGCACCGACCCCGAGCAGTGGCGCCACTTCGCGACCAAGGTGCTCGGCCTCGCCGAGGGGCGCGGGCCGCACCCCGACCACCTCTACTTCCGCATCGACGCGGTCTCCGCGCGCCTGGTCGTGGTGCCCGCCGACGTCGACCAGCTCGCCTGCACCGGCTGGGAGGTCGCCGACCACCAGGCGCTCCAGGCCGCGAGGGAGCACCTCAAGGAGGCCGGGGTCGCCTTCGAGGAGGGCAGCGGTGAGGAGCTCGACGAGCGCCGGGTCCAGGAGCTGCTGCGCTTCGAGGACCCCTTCGGCAACGTCTTCGAGCTCTTCCACGGCATCACCTACGAGTCGCGGCCCGTCGTGACGCCGTACGGCGCGCGCTTCGTGACCGGCGACCAGGGGATGGGCCACATCGTGGTGCCGGTCGACGACGACGTCGAGGCGCTTCGCTTCTACTCCGAGGTGCTCGGCTTCCGGCTGCGCGACTCGATGAGCATGCCCGGTGAGTTCGTCGGCAAGGAGGCCGGCTCGAAGGTGTGGCTGCGCTTCCTGGGCGTCAACCCGCGCCACCACTCGCTGGCGTTCCTGCCGATGCCCAACCCGGCGCGCTGCGTGCACATCATGCTCGAGGTCGAGGAGCTCGACGACGTCGGGCGGGCGCTGGAGCGGGTGCGCAAGCACGGTGCGCCGCTCTCGGCGACCCTGGGCCGGCACATGAACGACGAGATGGTCTCCTTCTACGTCCGCTCGCCCGGTGGCTTCGACATCGAGTTCGGCACCGACGGCCTCCAGGTCGACGACGCCCGGTGGGTGGCGCGCGAGTCGACGGCGGTCTCCTACTGGGGGCACGACTTCTCGGGTGGGCAGTGA